The following are from one region of the Candidatus Woesearchaeota archaeon genome:
- the psmA gene encoding archaeal proteasome endopeptidase complex subunit alpha — MTHQVMGYDRAITMFSPDGRLLQVEYAKKTVKQGSTAIGLTCSDGIVLVTDKRIVDTLVVPESVEKIFKIDDHIAATASGILSDARILVERAQIKAQQHQVTFDSPTDTLSIVKDICNVKQFCTQTGGLRPFGVSLIIAGVDQGKPHLFETDPTGIFFEYKATVIGEGEVEIEDILHKEYRENMTLDEGMKLAVKALVKTLDNKFGVERLDCAYITAKEGMFKRLSRQELDNVLKQMRKKDQIK; from the coding sequence ATGACACATCAGGTAATGGGATATGATCGGGCCATTACCATGTTCAGTCCAGACGGAAGACTCTTACAAGTTGAATACGCCAAGAAAACCGTCAAACAGGGAAGTACGGCAATTGGTCTTACCTGTAGCGATGGTATCGTTCTTGTTACGGATAAACGTATTGTTGATACCTTGGTTGTCCCTGAATCTGTTGAGAAAATTTTTAAGATTGACGATCATATTGCAGCAACTGCCTCGGGTATACTTTCAGATGCCAGAATTCTCGTCGAACGTGCACAAATAAAAGCACAGCAACACCAAGTAACCTTTGACAGTCCTACTGACACCTTGAGTATTGTTAAGGATATCTGTAATGTCAAGCAGTTCTGTACACAAACCGGTGGCTTACGACCTTTTGGTGTTTCGTTAATCATTGCTGGTGTTGATCAAGGAAAGCCGCATCTCTTTGAGACCGATCCTACAGGGATCTTCTTCGAGTACAAAGCAACGGTTATTGGCGAAGGAGAAGTAGAGATAGAAGACATTCTCCATAAGGAATACCGAGAAAACATGACCTTAGATGAAGGAATGAAACTTGCAGTAAAAGCACTGGTAAAGACTCTCGATAATAAATTTGGTGTTGAACGATTGGATTGTGCCTATATCACGGCAAAAGAGGGTATGTTTAAACGACTGAGCAGGCAAGAACTTGATAATGTCTTAAAACAGATGAGAAAGAAGGATCAAATAAAATGA
- a CDS encoding ribosome assembly factor SBDS, which translates to MREVFDHEKVSLNVARLKKQGHIFEIVIDPDKAVEFKEGKSVTLPEVLKAEKVYTDARKGLLASEHQMQELFESTDPMVVAQKILKEGEIQFTVEHRAKVREDKLKRIIALISRNGVDPKTHLPHPPQRIANALEEAKVHVQELKSVEEQIPEIVKKIRVVLPIRFEMKQLALKIPAQYAPKTYGSIKQFGTLLREEWESDGSFVCTVEIPGGMESEFFDKLNSLTHGTVESRLLQTR; encoded by the coding sequence ATGAGAGAAGTATTTGACCACGAAAAAGTTTCCCTGAATGTCGCACGACTAAAAAAACAGGGACACATTTTTGAAATTGTTATTGATCCAGACAAAGCAGTTGAGTTTAAGGAAGGCAAAAGTGTTACGCTTCCTGAAGTGCTGAAGGCAGAGAAGGTTTATACAGATGCTCGGAAAGGGTTGCTTGCGTCTGAACATCAGATGCAGGAACTTTTTGAAAGCACTGATCCAATGGTTGTGGCTCAGAAGATTCTTAAAGAAGGGGAGATTCAGTTTACCGTTGAACATAGAGCTAAAGTCCGCGAGGATAAATTAAAACGGATTATTGCCCTCATCAGTAGAAATGGTGTGGATCCTAAAACCCATTTGCCTCATCCACCACAACGGATTGCAAATGCCTTGGAGGAAGCAAAGGTTCATGTGCAGGAATTGAAATCAGTCGAGGAACAAATCCCGGAAATCGTCAAAAAGATTAGGGTAGTACTTCCTATCCGATTTGAAATGAAACAACTTGCACTGAAGATCCCAGCACAATACGCGCCAAAGACCTATGGGTCTATCAAGCAGTTTGGAACTTTACTTAGAGAGGAATGGGAATCAGATGGTTCTTTTGTATGTACGGTTGAAATCCCTGGAGGTATGGAATCAGAGTTCTTTGATAAACTCAACAGCCTTACCCATGGAACCGTTGAAAGTAGACTGTTACAGACACGATAA
- a CDS encoding RNA-binding protein — protein sequence MGELLVENKQVVVPGEKLAEGMDYVPGEGTYRLGESVLAHKLGLVSVLGRTIKLIPLAGRYLPKRGDTIIGRVIDVTISGWRVDTNSAYSALLNMKDATSNFIQRGTDLTKFYDVGDYLVAKIVGVTSQNLVDLTTKGPGLRRLQGGRIIIVNPYKVPRIIGKQGSMVSMLKEETGCRIVVGQNGVVWVDGEPSQENLAVATIKKITQESHLTGLTDRIKAFLSEKKGGLVGGSGEQSVSL from the coding sequence ATGGGAGAATTACTCGTTGAAAATAAACAGGTTGTTGTACCTGGTGAAAAATTAGCAGAGGGAATGGATTATGTTCCTGGCGAGGGTACGTATCGCTTGGGTGAGTCTGTTCTGGCACATAAACTTGGTTTGGTAAGCGTTCTTGGAAGAACCATTAAACTTATTCCGCTTGCTGGCCGTTATTTGCCAAAGCGTGGCGACACTATTATTGGAAGAGTGATTGATGTAACGATTAGTGGATGGAGAGTTGATACCAATTCAGCGTATTCTGCACTTTTGAACATGAAAGATGCGACTTCGAATTTTATTCAACGAGGAACAGATCTTACCAAATTTTATGATGTTGGAGATTACCTTGTTGCAAAGATCGTTGGCGTTACCTCACAAAACTTAGTTGACCTTACGACCAAAGGACCAGGATTACGAAGACTTCAGGGTGGAAGAATTATCATTGTCAACCCATACAAGGTTCCTCGTATTATTGGCAAACAAGGGTCAATGGTAAGCATGTTGAAGGAAGAAACAGGCTGTAGAATTGTGGTTGGGCAGAATGGTGTTGTCTGGGTTGATGGCGAGCCAAGCCAGGAGAATCTTGCGGTTGCAACCATTAAAAAGATTACCCAAGAGAGTCATCTCACTGGACTTACTGACCGAATTAAGGCATTCCTGAGTGAGAAAAAGGGTGGTTTGGTTGGGGGAAGTGGAGAACAAAGCGTTTCTCTGTAA
- a CDS encoding exosome complex exonuclease Rrp41, with translation MSYEERTDNRGFEELRPIEAKAGIIKRAEGSAMFKIGKTVAYAAVYGPRDLYPKFLQDPAKGVLRCNYNMMPFSGAGERVRPGQNRRAREISLVTEKALLPVINLEEFPNAVVDVFIEFPSTDAGSRCAGICAASIALADAGIPMKDLVTAISVGKVDDKLVVDLDYDEEAYQDGEVADVPVAMIPSTGEISLLQMDGVITKEELSKCLGLVKDACQKITEIQRAALKEKFRNGE, from the coding sequence ATGAGCTATGAAGAAAGAACAGATAATAGAGGTTTTGAAGAACTACGACCAATTGAGGCAAAGGCAGGTATTATTAAAAGAGCTGAGGGCTCGGCAATGTTTAAAATAGGAAAAACCGTTGCTTATGCTGCGGTGTATGGTCCTCGGGATCTGTACCCTAAATTCTTGCAGGATCCAGCAAAAGGTGTGCTTCGATGTAACTATAACATGATGCCTTTTTCTGGTGCAGGTGAACGAGTACGTCCTGGACAGAATAGAAGAGCAAGAGAGATCTCACTCGTTACCGAGAAAGCACTTCTGCCCGTCATTAACCTTGAAGAGTTTCCTAATGCAGTGGTTGATGTCTTTATCGAATTTCCCTCAACCGATGCAGGATCGAGATGTGCAGGAATCTGTGCAGCCTCTATTGCATTAGCGGACGCGGGTATTCCTATGAAGGATTTAGTGACAGCAATCAGCGTGGGAAAAGTGGATGATAAGCTTGTGGTTGATTTGGATTACGATGAAGAAGCGTATCAGGATGGAGAGGTTGCTGACGTTCCTGTTGCGATGATTCCTTCAACCGGCGAAATTAGCCTCTTACAGATGGATGGCGTTATCACCAAAGAAGAGCTCAGCAAATGCCTTGGTTTGGTGAAGGATGCCTGCCAGAAAATTACTGAAATTCAGCGAGCAGCATTAAAAGAGAAATTTAGAAATGGTGAGTAA
- a CDS encoding exosome complex protein Rrp42 → MAQKLTIDQKSHLLACLRKGIRYDGRSLEEYRPVQIEVGVVKTAEGSARVKIGDTELLAGVKLAIEKPYPDIPDEGTLMVGAEFLPLSNPDFEMGPPSTEAIELARVVDRGIRESKAIDTKKLCLIVGEKVWIVQVDICIVNDSGNLFDASSLAVLAALMNTRFPTNENGKIDYKTLTNEHLPLLKYPIEVTVYKLGDQLFVDPTIEEQGAYDARLTVASLENGKLCALQKGGDNPLQPEEIIAMVELAMKKAKELRPLIKDLEARA, encoded by the coding sequence ATGGCACAGAAATTAACTATAGATCAAAAATCACATCTTTTGGCATGCCTTCGTAAAGGCATTCGCTATGATGGAAGATCATTGGAAGAGTACAGACCCGTACAGATAGAGGTTGGCGTTGTCAAAACTGCTGAGGGATCTGCTCGGGTAAAAATAGGAGACACTGAATTACTCGCAGGAGTGAAGTTAGCAATTGAGAAGCCTTATCCAGACATTCCTGATGAAGGAACATTAATGGTGGGTGCAGAATTCTTACCATTATCAAATCCTGATTTTGAAATGGGCCCTCCAAGCACTGAAGCAATTGAGCTTGCTCGTGTTGTCGATCGTGGTATTAGGGAGTCAAAGGCAATTGATACCAAAAAGCTCTGTCTTATTGTCGGCGAGAAGGTATGGATTGTTCAGGTTGATATCTGCATCGTCAATGATAGCGGCAATCTTTTTGATGCCTCAAGTTTAGCGGTTTTAGCAGCGCTGATGAATACCCGTTTCCCAACCAATGAAAACGGAAAGATTGACTATAAAACCCTAACGAATGAGCACCTTCCCCTCTTGAAGTATCCCATTGAAGTAACGGTCTATAAACTTGGCGATCAATTGTTTGTCGATCCGACGATTGAAGAGCAGGGTGCGTATGATGCACGCTTGACGGTTGCTTCTCTGGAAAATGGAAAATTATGTGCACTCCAAAAAGGAGGAGATAATCCTCTTCAACCTGAAGAAATTATTGCAATGGTTGAATTGGCAATGAAGAAAGCAAAAGAACTACGCCCCTTAATCAAGGATCTTGAGGCACGGGCTTGA
- a CDS encoding DNA-directed RNA polymerase subunit K: MEYTKYEIARMLGSRALQISQGAPFLVKISDKELEEIKYSPLEIAKREFAAGVLPITVKRPYPLPGQKKR; the protein is encoded by the coding sequence ATGGAATATACCAAATATGAAATTGCACGAATGCTTGGCAGTAGAGCACTGCAGATCTCACAAGGTGCACCCTTCTTGGTCAAAATCAGCGACAAAGAGCTCGAAGAAATAAAATATAGTCCTTTAGAGATCGCAAAGCGTGAGTTTGCAGCTGGTGTTCTTCCCATAACCGTTAAACGACCATACCCACTCCCAGGTCAGAAGAAACGCTAA